Proteins from a single region of Desulfomonile tiedjei:
- a CDS encoding transcriptional repressor produces MTEVFAEHNHFDMDELHMRLRTKGQRISRASLYRTLPLLVESGLVQEVFYEDGHMHYEHIYGHEHHCHLRCLSCRKIIEFRDPAVGEAEKRIGRANGFKTVGHRLEIYGYCSQCRGNK; encoded by the coding sequence TTGACGGAGGTGTTCGCGGAGCACAACCATTTTGATATGGATGAACTTCATATGCGCCTTAGGACCAAAGGCCAACGCATCTCCCGGGCCTCGCTCTATCGGACGCTACCCTTACTGGTGGAGAGCGGATTGGTGCAGGAAGTCTTTTATGAGGATGGCCATATGCACTATGAGCATATCTATGGCCATGAGCACCATTGCCACCTGCGATGTCTAAGTTGCCGCAAGATCATAGAGTTTAGGGACCCGGCGGTGGGAGAGGCGGAAAAGCGGATAGGCCGGGCCAACGGCTTTAAAACGGTGGGACACCGGCTGGAAATCTATGGATACTGTTCCCAGTGCCGGGGAAATAAATAA